The segment CGGCCGTCCAGGGCGCCGACCCTGATCGCGAAGACCAGGTCGTAGGGGTCTTCGCCGGGCTGCAGGACGAAGTCCTCGGCGGCTGCCTGGCGCACGCTCATCCGGCCGGCGGCGATCTCGGCGGCGCAGGCGGTGGTGGCCTGGGCTATGGCGGTGGCGGAGCGGTCGACGGCCAGGATGTGGCCGGTGGTGAGACGGGCGGCGACGGCCCGGGCCGCGGCGCCGGGGCCGCAGCCGATCTCGAGGACGCGCAGGTGCGGTTCGAGGGGCAGGGCGTCCACGATCGCGGCCAGGCGGGGGGAGAGGGCGGGCATGGAAGCCGAGAGTACAGTCCTCGTTAGTTGAACGCGTTCAAATAACGGGGAGGCGGCGTGTGGGCGCTGGTGAACGTGCTGGTCACGGTGGGCATGCTGGTGGTCGTGCCGGCCGGTCTGCGGCTGCTGGCCCTGCCGGGTCTGGACCTGGCCCGGCGGGTCTGGCCCTACGCGGCAGTGGCGGGCGCGGTCAGCCTGTGGCTGCCGCGGGGGCCGGTCGCGGCGGGGCTCGCGGTTGGCTATCTGGTCGGGGCGGGAGTGCTTTGCGCGTACGCGGCACGGGTCTGGAACCAACCGGCGGTCGTGACCGCCCTGGTCAGCCCGGCCATCGCAGCGAGTGCGCTGGTCGGTGAGCGGGCGGGGCACGAGCTGTTCGGGTTCGAGATGGGCGTGCTGGCGCTGACCGTGGCGCACTTTCACTTTGCGGGGTTCGCGGCCGCGCTGATCGCCGGGCTGCACCGGCAGATCTCGCCCGGCCGATGGGCGGACGCGGCCGCGCTGACCGTGCCCGCCGGGACCATGCTGGTGCTGCTCGGCTATTTCACCGGCGAGTTCGTGGAACTGGCCGGCGCGCTGGTGCTGACCGCCGGGATGTGGATCGTGGGATGGCTGACCTGGCGGCATGCCCGCAGCGGGCGCCTCGATCGGCTGACCGCTGCGCTGCTCGGCACGTCAGGGCTGGTGCTGGCGGCATCGATGGTGCTCGCGGTGAGCTGGGCGCTCGGCGAGGCCACCGGGATCCCGCACCCGTCACTGGCCTGGATGGCGGCCACGCACGGGGTGGCCAACGCGCTGGGCTTCGCGGTGTGCGGGATCGTCGGTTGGCGGCGGGCCGGCGCGATGCTGCCTGCGGCTGCGGCCGTGCCCAAGGTGGTGCTGTGATGCCTTTGCCGGCGGCGTTCGCAGCTGTGCGGAGGCGGCGGTGTGCTGGTTGCGTTCGCATCCGTGCTGAGGCGGCGGTGTGCTGGTTGCGTTCGCATCCGTGCTGAGGCGGCGCTGTGCTGCGTGCCTTCGCAGCGTGCCGGGCAGCTGTGCGGAGCCCGGCGCTGTGAGCTGCAGCGCTCAGGACTCGGGGGCGAAATGCTGGACGCCGAAGGCGATCGCGGCGGCGAGGTCCTCGTCGCTGGTGCCCCAGGTGGACTGGACCACCGCGCCCCACGCGTGGCAGCTGCGGGTGGCGAAATCCCTGGCCTCTGCGGTGTCCTCCCAGGTGGCCGGGTCCATGGTGGCGCCGCGCAGGTGCATGTCCAGGGCGAGCACCGTCAAGTCCCAGCCGCCGCCGATGCCGATCGTGCCGCCCGGACCGTACTGCTTGACCATCTCGTCGACGATCTCGGCGGGGGAGGAATGCTCCAGCTCGAAGACGGTGCGGCCGGGGTCGCCCGCGCTGAGGCGGACCTCGACCTCGGTGGACATGCCCTCGCCGAGTACCCAGGTCACCTTGAGCAGGTGCGGAGCCTCGCAGCGCAGAATCTCGCCGCCGGCGTTGTCCTTCAGCTGGAAGGCGCCGCCCGGGCGGAAGTCGCCCTCGACCGGTCCGAGCCAGCGGGACAGGCGGTCCTGGTCGGTGCAGGCGTCCCAGACGTCCTCGACGTCGGCGTCGTAGACGCGGCGCAGCAGCAGCGAGCGTCCCTCGCCGGTGCTGACCGGCAGGGTGCCGAGTTCGCGGTGGGTGGCGTTGACCTGGTTGATGACGTCGATCATCGATCTTCCTTACTGTCGGTGTCGCTTTGGGTGTGAGTGTCGCTTTCGGTGCCGGTGCCGGTGCCGGTGCCGGTGCTGGTGCCGGTGCTGGTGCCGGTGGCGGTGCTGGTGCCGACGCTGGTGCCGACGCTGGTGCTGGTGCCGGCGTTGGCTTCGGTCGTGGTTGCAGTCGCGGTCTCGCTGGCGGCTTCGGTCTCGGCGAGCGGGGAGCCGTCCGGTGAGGCCTTTTTCGGCTCGGGTCGTCGTTCGCGGCGGCCGCGGGCCAGCTCGGTGGCGAGGGCGTCGAGTCGCTGGTTCCAGAACGGGCGGAAACGCTCCAGCCAGTGGTGTGCGGCCATCAGCGGCTCCGCGTCCACGGCGTAGAGCCGCCGGGTGCCCTCCGCCCGAACTGTGGCGAAACCCGACTCCCGCAGCACGCGCAGATGTTGTGACACCGCCGGTGGGGAGATGCCGAACTCGGCCCGGCAGACATCGCTGATCGCGCCGGCCGGCTGCTCGCCGTCGGCGAGCAGCTCCAGAATCCGGCGCCGCACCGGGTCACCGAGGACATCGAACGCGTGCACAGCCGAACTATTTCAGTACAGCCTTAATTAAGTCAATACTTAATCTTGTCGGATGGTGGTTATTGAAGAGGCGCGTCGACGGCCGGTGGCTGCTGGGTCGCGCGGGCGCTGAGGTGGCTGGTGGGCTGTACCCGATGGGGTGGGACGGTCAGAGGACTGCACCTGCTGGCCGTACGGCTTCTGGAGGCGCATAGGCAGTGGGTGGCTCATGGAAGGTGCGCCGGCCGGTAGTGCGGCTCCTGGCACTGCTGCGGCAGGTCGCACTTCGCGTGGTTCTGAGTCGTTTCGGGTGTGGCTACGGCTGAGCAGGCAGCAGGATAGACGGTACGGCGAGGCTCCCGGTGGGTTGCGAGTCTGGTCGACCGTTGTCCTACTAGAGCCTCCCACCCCCATCGATCACCAGCACGGCCATACCGGTCTCGGGCTACAAGATTAGATTTCAAGGCTCATTGCGGAAAGGCGGCCGGTGCCCCGTCGGTTGGCGCTCGCGTTCCTATTCGGGACAGCCTCACCGAGGCAACAATAGTTCGCCGACGTTGGTTCCAGTTGTCGCGAAGCGATTCAGCGCGCATCCTTTCCGCTGCCTCCGGCAACCATCCTGCGATCCGGATAATACTGTTCGCTCGCCAAGGACCAGATCTACTCCGGTCTGAACCTGCCGGTTCGTTCAAGCTGTTCTGCTTCGTCGAATCGCCCCAACTGGCGAAGATCTTCGGCCAGGAGTGAAATGGAGTTGACCGTCTCCAGATGATCCTCGCCCAGCAGCGACTGCCGGCGGAACAGGTTTACCTCGTCGACGGCGACAGCCTTCTCGAAGTACCCGGAAGCGCGAAGGGCATGACCTAGAACTTCTGCGGCAGCCATGGTTGCGCGATGGTCAGAGCCAAGTGTCCGTTCTAGGTTATTATGTGCGGCGGTGGCCAGGGTCAGCGCCTCGTCCTGTCTTCCGAGGTTGGCAAGGTCTCGCGCGAGACTCGACTTGGTTCGAAGCGTGTCGGGATGGTATTCGCCCAGATTTCGGCTTCGAATTTCCAGCGCCTGCCGATGAAGAGCAATGGCTGCGACATGGTCTCCTAGCGA is part of the Actinoplanes sp. NBC_00393 genome and harbors:
- a CDS encoding SAM-dependent methyltransferase — translated: MPALSPRLAAIVDALPLEPHLRVLEIGCGPGAAARAVAARLTTGHILAVDRSATAIAQATTACAAEIAAGRMSVRQAAAEDFVLQPGEDPYDLVFAIRVGALDGRHPEAGRQALARIAAATRPGARLFVDGGDPLREAVIPHS
- a CDS encoding YndJ family protein codes for the protein MWALVNVLVTVGMLVVVPAGLRLLALPGLDLARRVWPYAAVAGAVSLWLPRGPVAAGLAVGYLVGAGVLCAYAARVWNQPAVVTALVSPAIAASALVGERAGHELFGFEMGVLALTVAHFHFAGFAAALIAGLHRQISPGRWADAAALTVPAGTMLVLLGYFTGEFVELAGALVLTAGMWIVGWLTWRHARSGRLDRLTAALLGTSGLVLAASMVLAVSWALGEATGIPHPSLAWMAATHGVANALGFAVCGIVGWRRAGAMLPAAAAVPKVVL
- a CDS encoding SRPBCC domain-containing protein; this translates as MIDVINQVNATHRELGTLPVSTGEGRSLLLRRVYDADVEDVWDACTDQDRLSRWLGPVEGDFRPGGAFQLKDNAGGEILRCEAPHLLKVTWVLGEGMSTEVEVRLSAGDPGRTVFELEHSSPAEIVDEMVKQYGPGGTIGIGGGWDLTVLALDMHLRGATMDPATWEDTAEARDFATRSCHAWGAVVQSTWGTSDEDLAAAIAFGVQHFAPES
- a CDS encoding tetratricopeptide repeat protein: MDHRESINTASNLAMCLAAAGAYDEARKIDEDALARRRRTLGEEHPDTIQSVNNLGDRFSSLGDHVAAIALHRQALEIRSRNLGEYHPDTLRTKSSLARDLANLGRQDEALTLATAAHNNLERTLGSDHRATMAAAEVLGHALRASGYFEKAVAVDEVNLFRRQSLLGEDHLETVNSISLLAEDLRQLGRFDEAEQLERTGRFRPE